Within the Cytophagia bacterium CHB2 genome, the region CCACTGGTGATCAATTCCGCGCGTTGCGGCGTGCGCACGATGAGTGGCGTGGTCCAGCTCGCCTGCACTTGGCGCGGCGTTTTCCAAATCTCCTTGCCGGTTTTTTTGTCGTAAGCTACCATGAAAGATTTCTCGCCGTTGTCTTCGTCGCATTGCAAGATGACGAGATTCTCAAACAACACCGGCGACGTGGCCGTGCCCATCCCGAGAGTGGCAATTGGGCCTGGCGAAGTTTTCCAGATTTGCTTGCCGCTGAAATCATAGCAGTACAAGCCTTCGGTGCCGAAGTAGGCAAAAACATATTGTCCATCGGTTGCCGGCGTAGGCGAAGCGTGACTGCTCTTGCGATGGCGATCATCGTAGACCGTGCCTTCGTAGGCCGTTTGTTCCCAAAGTAGTTTGCCAGTATCACGATCGAGGCAGATCACTTTGAACGTGTGCTGGCGATCCGCGCCCACCGCGTCGGGATGTTTGAATTCCTGGCCATCGATGATGTGCTTGACCGCTTGCGCGCCCGGGACAACCTCGCCTTCGATTTCTGCCGTGAGAAAAATTCTGTTATTCCATACAATCGGCGAAGAATTGCCGCTGCCGGAAAGCGGCGTTTTCCATTTGATGTTCTTGCTGCTGCTCCATTCCGCAGGTAAATTGGTTTCGGATGAAACGCCGGTGCCGTCCGAGCCGCGCCATTGCGACCAATTGGAATTTTTAGGCCCAGCACTTGCGTCGACTGATCCCACAAGCACGAATAACAATAAAATGAAACGCGATAAAGCTCTCATAGTTTGATCGCTCCCGAGATAGAAGGTGAGAAAATAAATTTTCTGAATTTGTTTATGTGTGCTGAGTTTTGTAATTCGATTTAAGCGTAGCGCGCAAGTGCTTCACTCCTTGATCAAACTCAAATCACGCAGGATGGCTTTCGTGATCGAAACTCTTGTCTTGGCATCCTCTGGCTTCAGGAGGGCGATATTGGTTGCGAAGAAATAAACATTCTTGGCGTGCTCCACATAGCCGACAAACCAGCCGACTTGCCTAGACCAGCCCGTCTTTGCACGCAAGACATAATCCTCGCCCTGCTCGAAGATTAGAATGTTTTTGACAATATCCATCGCACGCTGCGAAAACGGCAGGGTGTTTTGATGGAGCCGAACCAATAGCGCAATTTGCTCGCGCGGCGTAATGCGCAAGTCGCCCGTCAGCCAGAACCTGTCGAGGCCGCCTTTGATATTTTTATTGCCATAGTCTGCCAGATCGACGTAGTGTTGCATGCGTTCCAGGCCGATGCGACGCGCCAGCTCTTGATAGAACCAAACCGCAGAATACTTCATCGCGGTGCGCATGTTGTGATCTTGATTCCACGCCGTCACGTCGCGAACTGTGCCATCCCATTTAAAAATTTCATTTTCATCAGCGATCACGCCAGTTTCGAGCGCAATGAGAGAGTTTAGAATTTTGAAAGTCGAGGCCGGCACGTAGCCTTGCTGCAAACGTTCGGAGTTGTACGCAAGATACTTGTCGTTCTTCAAATCATAGA harbors:
- the blaOXA gene encoding class D beta-lactamase, which encodes MMIQTIIILLAAAGLSFVDQSKWEERHDFAKYFKEAGVEGAFLLYDLKNDKYLAYNSERLQQGYVPASTFKILNSLIALETGVIADENEIFKWDGTVRDVTAWNQDHNMRTAMKYSAVWFYQELARRIGLERMQHYVDLADYGNKNIKGGLDRFWLTGDLRITPREQIALLVRLHQNTLPFSQRAMDIVKNILIFEQGEDYVLRAKTGWSRQVGWFVGYVEHAKNVYFFATNIALLKPEDAKTRVSITKAILRDLSLIKE